A single window of Triplophysa rosa linkage group LG2, Trosa_1v2, whole genome shotgun sequence DNA harbors:
- the si:ch211-137i24.12 gene encoding immunoglobulin superfamily member, with product MAFLSLLPLRVLFSHFVHSAITGVLLSVCLFVNAAVIPTPTQTVPIPLVTSDEEASANTPPSPQGALYLQQPPKEKAVEGEDVVFPCLLKSDVDEEAAVEKVSWYVYSSKGRRNVLQDNETLEDAFAGRVFLSGDVSMGDLSMTLRNVSVEDQGLYLCVFISTNSTVLQGGGTKLSIRKESGVIEESVGTIIGIVVAAVGVALGLVAVILSQFKDKLNCLQM from the exons GTGTGCTTCTTTCTGTCTGCCTATTTGTAAATGCTGCCGTAATCCCTACACCAACTCAAACTGTCCCGATTCCTCTTGTAACCTCTGATGAAGAAGCATCCGCTAATACTCCTCCCAGCCCACAGGGGGCACTATATTTACAACAGCCTCCCAAAGAAAAAGCTGTGGAGGGTGAGGATGTGGTGTTTCCCTGTTTACTAAAGAGTGATGTGGATGAAGAGGCCGCTGTGGAGAAGGTGAGCTGGTATGTCTATAGTTCAAAAGGAAGGAGGAATGTTCTACAAGACAATGAGACATTGGAGGATGCCTTCGCAGGCCGTGTGTTTTTGTCTGGTGATGTGTCTATGGGAGATCTATCGATGACTCTCAGGAATGTGTCTGTGGAGGATCAAGGCCTTTATTTGTGTGTCTTCATATCGACAAACTCAACTGTTCTACAGGGGGGCGGGACCAAACTCAGCATCCGCAAAGAATCGG GTGTGATCGAAGAGTCTGTAGGCACTATAATTGGCATTGTTGTGGCAGCTGTTGGCGTGGCACTAGGGCTGGTTGCTGTCATACTGTCTCAGTTCAAGGACAAGCTGAACTGTCTGCAGATGTGA